The Mangifera indica cultivar Alphonso chromosome 12, CATAS_Mindica_2.1, whole genome shotgun sequence DNA window ACCTCAACTTTAGAAATCTTCTCTTGTGCCTCACATAAACGAGCATGCTGATCTTCGATGATTCGTGTCAATTGTGGTGCATGATGCTTGAGCTCGAAGTATACCTATAGAATGAGGAAGCAAAATTGTCATGCAACAAACTTAAACATCAATCATAAAACAGAGTCTGAACATTGCAACAATCAGTTTCCAATCATCTCAAtgttttacacaaaaaataaagattgtAAAGCCAATAAAATCGTCTAGGATCATTGCCAAAACACAAACATCAAAACAACATACATTAAAAAGCACAATAGTATCAAAATGACAAAGATGGttaaatttataagaaagaaaattctaCTGCAAATAGTGCTGCAGTACTTGTATGTGAATTAGGTAGTACATTCTCACCTTATGTGCATATTCAACATAATTTTCATGGAAAAGCTTAAAGTACTGATGAAGAGTCGATCGACCTTCAATAGAATCAGCAGCAACAGAACGAAGATTTGGTAGGGCCTGGGGATGAAGAACCACCTTAGGACCAACTAGGAGTTCTTTACTTATGATATCCGGAGTATCTACCTCTTTCCTTTCCCCTAAGTTACTTGGTTTCTTCTCCAATTCAATTTGAAAGGGAAGCAATAAGTTCCAACTTTTCATCTCGAGCACAATACATTCATGACTGGATGTGACTCCCACAATCCATGAGTACCCAAATGAATCTGACAATGACACCAATCCACATAGAGGAGATGGAGATGAGGTTTCTCCTAGGCATGTACTCAGGACAGGATGCACAGAAGGAGCTCTGATTGCCTCATCCTTACCACGGTTTTGACTTGTAAATGGGACATAATGCAACACTATTGAATCTATTCCACCATCATGAAGTGCATATATTCTTTCTTGCATAAGGGGATCAACAAACATAGTAATAAGAGAACCACTCTCTGTATTCCTAGGCAAGGCCAAATCCACAGTAGCCAATCTCAATAAGGGAGGTGGATAACCCATCCAAACAGTATGATCAAGCGGTTGATCGAGCTTCACAATTGGAAGCTGAGTTGACATGGGTTCACAAATCATAGCAAGACCAAGTATATGGTCATCAGAATCAACACAAACACGAGGTGCACTACCAACAATCCAGACTGGCTGGATTTCATCTGCTAGGGCATCTATTTGCAATTGCCCACCACTCCAGGCAGTCACTAGAATTGAGTCTTTGCTGACTAAATTGTACAGAAAACTGACTGCACGACCTTCACATTCTGTCCCCCGTACTGCTAGCACTTCATCTTCCCCACCATGGAATAATTTCTGCAGAGGCCCCTGCAGACATTaataatcaagattattttttatttttagaagatGGTTCAGAAATCAGCACGGCTAGATTTGAAGATGCCTACTGGAAggaaaccaaataaaattccTTCCCTCTTCATCGAACAGGCCATTGGGGGTAAATAACAAGAATTTCTTACTCAAGTTTACCATGTGCTTGAATACATTATAAAGCATCTAATCAAAATAGGCTACTGCAAGATGTGTGTCACAACAGATATAGATATATACctgcaaagaaagtgatgaattAAATAAAGCATGAGGACGAGCTTTTAGTGTAGGCAGATTTCCTTCATCCACTGTGTCTTCAGCCAACTCAGGAAATGTTGCTTCTAACCAAGAGATTGCCAGACTAGAATTGCTAACAGCTGATGAATTACTTGATCTTAGACCAAAAGTATGAGCATCACTATATATCTCCAATATGGATTCCCATTTGTAGACACTGGTGCAAATTCAATACAAgttaaactaaatatatataattaaccaTTGAGTGGAGCAAGTACACAAATATTTTCAGGTAGACTGTATCGTGCATGGTAAGTGCTATACAGGCTATAATGTAACACAGAGATTTTGAAGATCCATGACAAGCTAAATATGTTCTTCTACCTCTGACTAACTTCTTCAAACAACTTAATTTTCTTACTCATAAAACAAAGTATTGCCTATCTATCACCAACTTTAGACATAATTAAAGGTAAACATTAttaataagagaaaagaaaattagcAGAACAGTTAGTATCTAAAGTACCTTCCAAATGGAACTATTGGACAGAGAATGTATATTGAACCATCACTGAATAATACAAAAACCTGCAGAAACAAGAGAAAGCTAAATATAGATTGATGATATTGCTGATACTAGgctgaaaatatttaaacttattatCCAAACATAATGGTAATGAACAAATAAGGACAAGAAGGCTACACACATTTTTCTAGAAGCAAGATTGacttgttaaaaattaaaaaattgaatgatatCATCTTGTGAAATATCAAGTGTGAGCAAAAGcgaaaaagtgttaaaatttttgtagAAGATTATTCTGTTTTGAAAAGCATCATACTGCTTAGGAAATCAATGACAATAACTTTCCAAGACAAATTTTCGTTAaatgtttttcttcttgctgTAATCAGAAGACACTTTCCAGTACAAATTCACAATGTCACAGATAAATACATGACATTAAGCATATTCATGAAACCCAAATTGCAATAATGGGACGACCAAACAAACCATTAAATCCCACGCtttgcaataaaaaattcacatgCATTAATGAGATTATATAAGTTATCAAGTAAACTTACAGTAAATCTATCCCACAAGTGGTCTCcaccaaaagaaaaatcaacAGGGCAAATTGATGCAGCATTCCTAGATCGACCTGGTTCAACAGGGTGTAGATAATATTCTTGCTCTGGTTGCATGAGATCTGAAGACAAATTAAAAAGTCTACCAAAGGAAAGAATGGTTAAGACTCAACACAAGATTCAATCAAAAACACAGATTGCAAATAAATCTGATAAGGAAatttcttttactaattttaagTAGCAAATTTTAAAGTTGACAAGTGCAATAAAGCCACATATATAGGCTGGCACAAACTCTCCAAAGTAAAATTAAGCTGAACAGTATTTCTTTCACATTAACGACAGCATTGGTAAAACTACCAGCTCCCCTCAAGATGAGATGTACAAAATGAGatgaactaaacatattgaatgAGGTTTGAGAGATTTCCTATAGCATAATACTTCAATGACTGATGAAAATGGCACACATTTAAAGTATCATgcaacaatttgaaaaataatcaaattcacGCATGAACATTTGCATGTTTTAAGCATATTTTAGCACATAGGTAACAAAACAAGACAATTACAATACCTGAAAACTGAATCAGAGGAAAGAATCCCCAAATGAGTGTTACTATACGGATGCCAAGAAACTTGTAGTATACGTATAGCATTGCTGCCACAACTAAAATAGATTTGAGCACCAACCGAAACAGTCCtgtaaatcaattaattaaccGAATGCATAATGTGTAAGCAaccaaactcaaaatttaaaaggaaaaaaaatcagaacATGTTAACAACATTAGCTAGTTCCTGTACCTGCAAACAAGTGTGTTACTATCTGAAGTACAAGAACGTCCGTACAAGTACATGACACACAAACCATCCGAACCAGCGAGTAGTAAAGCCGAGCCATTTCTATTAATTGAAATTCTATTAACTTCAAAATTAAGCTTCACATCAGGTTGCAATACCTatacaaaattaagataaattaaattaaattactcaGCACATGAAAAAGTTAAAGAACAAGAATTAAGAGTAAAGCAAAACCTTAGAAGGAGAAGCTGCGAGGACAGAAGTCGGCTGGGGTTCGCCCAACCGGATGGAGATCCGATGGAGGCAACATTTTTTAGAGTTCCAGTAATATAACCGAGAAGCTCCATCCCATGCCACAATATTTCTCGGAGCTCTAGATGACTCCTTTCCGGTTGATAAGTCTCCGTCGGCGGCGGAGAATATAGGATGGTTCTCAAGTGGCGCCCAGTCGAGTTCCTCTTTAGGAGTGAGCGAGCGCCGCGAGCCTGTGTTAGCTTCTGAGAAATCAAAATTGAACCTCATTCTACAATTCTTTTGACCTAGGTTTTGTGACTGTGAGTGAATTCTATTGTTCCATTTAGCGTCTCAGAGAGAGCGGGAGTGCAATGGCCATAAGAGAAAAGTTACGAATATGCCGAGGTTTTggaaacgacgtcgttttgaagCCAGGGATTCCTGACGAGCCGGGCCTCAGGAAATTAGGCTGGgtccattaaaatataaaatgccGCGCATTTTAAAAACCGAGAGATACCGAAAagcaaaacaaattaaaatgccAAAAGGTTTTACAGTTTGTAATACTATTTGGTAGTTTGGTAATATCTTAACTGGATGAGTTTGaagtaaaaagaaacaaaaataattacattacttAATTACAAGTTATCATCTCAGTTTGatacaatttgtttatttgaatgacgagttttttcttattcattatATCTAGGAAATGACATTGTCCAGGtgcttataaaataaaaatagcatACAAATTTGCCGATAAATTGTTATGGTGAATTGGGTATCAAAGATTGAACTAGAACTCATCAAAAAGGCCTTCGGCCACttcttttaaaacttgataaccTTTCACTATGTGATTACAATCTGTACATGTTAAATTACAGAGATGAATATTTATGCATCCCCTGCAATATCTATAGCTAATAAAACTTGACCCACCACTTCCACATAATGTAATTTCTTGTTGCATATAATTGGTTTTCAGTTGTTTACTTATATTTAGCCGCCTGCGAACTTGTTCTTGATTGAATCTTCAGATGAATCTGTATCAGTGAAACAATCAGCAGGGCTTTAGTTAGTACTTGACACAGAGTGATTACACAATTTCAGGTCATTCTGGTGCTTAGCTTTTTATGGTGGGCACAAGGGTGATggtgaaattttttcttaaaaacgAAATCAAAAGGATTGAGAAGATTACCTGAAATTTGACTCTTACTATGATGcgccaaaaaaatatataattatgttgcTTGTATTTATGTGCTGAATGATTAATTAACTCTTTCTTCCTTGAGAATCTTCTGATACCTTGGAAAACCATTCTTTGCAGCTGAAACCTGAGCACATGCCGCACATGTTATTATGATTTGATcatttgatttcttctttcacaataaaatattattaaatataatcagagtttgaattcaattgagTAAGATTTAAAAGTATGGGTAGCTGTCTAGCTGTGGATAAACTCAGTTTCCCTgaatctgttgacttatttgtTAAGGTTCCTAGAGGGATTGTCCTAGAAGCATATATTCAGGTACAGATAAGTTCCAAGGCCCCTAGGAGGTAACCAGAAGTGGTTAAGCACTTGGAATCCCCAAGTGGAGAGCTTAGGTTCTAGACTCAACGGTCTCTGGCTTGATTAGGGTTCcctgtcataaaaaaaaattcattcttcGATGTTGAAGAATTGTTTTTATTAGCATTTGCGATATGGAGAACAATCCCAGATGGGAGAATTTGATTAGTAAGATTTTACAAATGGCAGGCAGAGTTGCAAATGGCAGATAAGTGCCAAACTGGTCCAGTATTATAAAATCCTACTTGCCCATATCTCCTCTCTGATTTTCTGCACATAAAGATTCTATGTATCATTTTGAATGGAGACTGAGTCAGCAACTATAGAACCATGATATGCATATTTTTTGTTCGCATGGCAAAAGTGTTTTACATGTTTCAAGACCCACAAGCTGGAGTTTTCTACATAAATCTAGAATCCCATTAATTAtttcttgaagaaaatcatACGATTTAAATGTGATTTGAAACGatgaaaatgaggaaaaagaagGTGGACCAAGTCGTATGTTAGGTGGTTATTGATAGACAAATGAAATTTCCTAAGCATTTCAGAAGCATACGGCTCTGAGATGTGACAATTAACGGACGAGATCATCCTATGAAACAATGGTGCAGTATCCACTATAGcatatttatttagaaaaaagtTATTTGCGGAGAGGACTTACAGCTTCAATGTCAATTTTGTAAACCAGgagttttcttctttctctgcaACTTGTTCTGTAAGCCACCACGATATGTCCAATGGCTAAAACCAGTGAAGAGATGAATAAAGCCATTTCCATGGCTCTCACATACCCTCCTCGATCCATGTTTGAAACACTGAACACAAAGGAAGCctttaatgaaacaaaaattagagATAACACTGAACACACAGTTGTAATCCCCAGATACGGCCCTCTTGAAAGCCGTGGCCCGTCACACAATGCATAAACACCTgtaaaacaaagaataaaagataagtAATGATGAAATTTCTCAGAATcaggaagaaaaattattgCTTTAATTACTTACAGATGATGGCGGCGGATCGGATGATGGAGATAAGAGG harbors:
- the LOC123192845 gene encoding nuclear pore complex protein NUP88 yields the protein MRFNFDFSEANTGSRRSLTPKEELDWAPLENHPIFSAADGDLSTGKESSRAPRNIVAWDGASRLYYWNSKKCCLHRISIRLGEPQPTSVLAASPSKVLQPDVKLNFEVNRISINRNGSALLLAGSDGLCVMYLYGRSCTSDSNTLVCRTVSVGAQIYFSCGSNAIRILQVSWHPYSNTHLGILSSDSVFRLFNLSSDLMQPEQEYYLHPVEPGRSRNAASICPVDFSFGGDHLWDRFTVFVLFSDGSIYILCPIVPFGSVYKWESILEIYSDAHTFGLRSSNSSAVSNSSLAISWLEATFPELAEDTVDEGNLPTLKARPHALFNSSLSLQGPLQKLFHGGEDEVLAVRGTECEGRAVSFLYNLVSKDSILVTAWSGGQLQIDALADEIQPVWIVGSAPRVCVDSDDHILGLAMICEPMSTQLPIVKLDQPLDHTVWMGYPPPLLRLATVDLALPRNTESGSLITMFVDPLMQERIYALHDGGIDSIVLHYVPFTSQNRGKDEAIRAPSVHPVLSTCLGETSSPSPLCGLVSLSDSFGYSWIVGVTSSHECIVLEMKSWNLLLPFQIELEKKPSNLGERKEVDTPDIISKELLVGPKVVLHPQALPNLRSVAADSIEGRSTLHQYFKLFHENYVEYAHKVYFELKHHAPQLTRIIEDQHARLCEAQEKISKVEVKQPSLEERIDRAIEMHNSLEQRLQCLRNLPGAHKKPLSRAEREFKSELDRFAGVELDALHSSIEALRGRLRRLTQSPTKGSANQKRQTLVKNNVQDVQMSQLKSAMEKLTLINSENSKKVKLVESALKRQESR
- the LOC123192847 gene encoding uncharacterized protein LOC123192847 isoform X2 translates to MGNFYKLVISKEEKSRRVLRGVKTVFFLITLLISLLLFSAPVLLVIADTLLPSALLSASLSPSSLSLETLSTHFTNYDFRYSLIDIPLISIIRSAAIICVYALCDGPRLSRGPYLGITTVCSVLSLIFVSLKASFVFSVSNMDRGGYVRAMEMALFISSLVLAIGHIVVAYRTSCRERRKLLVYKIDIEAVSAAKNGFPRYQKILKEERVN
- the LOC123192847 gene encoding uncharacterized protein LOC123192847 isoform X1, producing MGNFYKLVISKEEKSRRVLRGVKTVFFLITLLISLLLFSAPVLLVIADTLLPSALLSASLSPSSLSLETLSTHFTNYDFRYSLIDIPLISIIRSAAIICVYALCDGPRLSRGPYLGITTVCSVLSLIFVSLKASFVFSVSNMDRGGYVRAMEMALFISSLVLAIGHIVVAYRTSCRERRKLLVYKIDIEAKKSNDQIIITCAACAQVSAAKNGFPRYQKILKEERVN
- the LOC123192847 gene encoding uncharacterized protein LOC123192847 isoform X3, with protein sequence MGNFYKLVISKEEKSRRVLRGVKTVFFLITLLISLLLFSAPVLLVIADTLLPSALLSASLSPSSLSLETLSTHFTNYDFRYSLIDIPLISIIRSAAIICVYALCDGPRLSRGPYLGITTVCSVLSLIFVSLKASFVFSVSNMDRGGYVRAMEMALFISSLVLAIGHIVVAYRTSCRERRKLLVYKIDIEAKIREEIWASRIL